Proteins encoded within one genomic window of Ctenopharyngodon idella isolate HZGC_01 chromosome 6, HZGC01, whole genome shotgun sequence:
- the LOC127514891 gene encoding E3 ubiquitin/ISG15 ligase TRIM25 — protein MMSALYEDIVKFVANNLKCLICFNIFTKPVTLICGHNYCQKCINECWARSGAKRDCPQCRADISSTKLKINFTLCDILELQELGGRERWEQILAETDQDYNPQHAGRTKADSLIKHLDWLKAEIEKTEDLLSAELNSTQPREDGFGIYDSSTVSMDVTSSSIDSDASSYADRSFSLTSGDHQEQPSQYSTEESSQEFVEEDPENSDSLFEDARLTPSAGAQHCNSDGAEAALQAKFVELSFSPQLGNRRLVFHTERRTVETQLGQQGRTSHGRFDACQWMAEQEFTGGWFYWDVDTTFSTGWAVGVAYPNLMRNERLGRTSSSWCLEWSSRQLSACHNNIKTPVKHSVPNGIRVILDMAKGQLCFQGLDDSLLELHSFQVNFSGPVRPVFWLYGLSQNALTFPRH, from the exons ATGATGTCGGCATTATATGAGGATATCGTGAAGTTCGTCGCGAATAATCTTAAAtgcttaatatgttttaatatttttacaaagcCAGTTACGCTAATTTGTGGGCATAACTATTGTCAGAAGTGCATCAATGAATGTTGGGCACGTAGCGGCGCAAAGAGAGATTGCCCACAGTGCCGGGCAGATATAAGCAGTACTAAACTAAAAATTAACTTCACTCTGTGCGACATACTGGAATTACAGGAGCTTGGTGGTCGCGAGAGGTGGGAGCAGATTCTAGCAGAAACAGATCAAGACTATAACCCACAACACGCTGGGAGAACTAAAGCG GATagtttaataaaacatctgGATTGGTTAAAAGCTGAGATCGAAAAGACAGAAGATTTACTTTCAGCTGAACTGAATTCAACTCAGCCTCGTGAG GATGGGTTTGGCATTTATGATTCCTCAACTGTTTCGATGGATGTAACCAGTTCATCTATAGACAGTGATGCTTCAAGTTATGCTGACAGAAGTTTTAGTCTGACATCAGGCGATCATCAGGAACAACCTTCTCAGTACAGTACAGAG GAGAGTTCACAGGAGTTTGTCGAAGAGGATCCAGAGAATTCAGACTCTCTGTTTGAGGATGCTCGACTTACTCCCAGTGCAGGAGCACAGCATTGTAACAGTGACGGTGCTGAGG CTGCTCTTCAGGCAAAGTTTGTTGAGCTTTCCTTCTCTCCCCAGCTGGGAAACAGAAGGCTGGTTTTTCATACAGAGCGCCGTACTGTGGAAACACAACTGGGGCAACAAGGAAGAACTTCACATGGCCGTTTTGATGCCTGTCAGTGGATGGCTGAGCAGGAATTCACAGGAGGGTGGTTTTACTGGGATGTGGACACCACATTCAGCACTGGATGGGCTGTTGGGGTGGCATATCCCAATCTGATGCGTAACGAGAGATTGGGAAGGACTTCTTCATCTTGGTGTTTGGAGTGGAGCAGTAGGCAACTGAGTGCTTGTCACAACAATATAAAGACCCCTGTAAAGCATAGTGTCCCTAATGGGATCAGAGTCATTCTGGACATGGCAAAAGGACAGTTGTGCTTTCAGGGTCTGGATGATAGCCTGCTTGAATTACACAGTTTCCAGGTGAATTTCTCTGGCCCTGTCAGACCTGTCTTCTGGCTTTATGGATTGTCACAAAATGCCTTAACCTTTCCTAGACATTGA